From the genome of Spartobacteria bacterium:
GGGTTCCGAACCGAAATCAGCGGTCAGGCGGGAACTGAATATACGGCGGATATCTGGTTCGGTTCACACCGGGGCACCACACGCATAACGGCTTCGCTGAACGGAGCTGATTCGGTTTATTATGATTTGGTGGCCAATGAAGCGATTAACAACAAATTCGGTTGGGCGACATATACATTTACACCGAATTCCAGCGACGATGTATTGACTGTCACCGCCGAGCTCATTTCAAACACATCCCCGGACTTCACAGGCAACACCTATTTCTTCGGCGCATCGCTGGCCACGGATGCAGATGCCATGGTACCGGAACCGGCGTCCATGTCTCTGATGGGAGGCGGCCTCATCCTGCTTTTTGCATACCGCAAACGGCGTCGGTCCGGCCGTTTCGTATAAA
Proteins encoded in this window:
- a CDS encoding PEP-CTERM sorting domain-containing protein → MFGLTECKPVEAAVLIQNVQVGVVNNFDLTTRNNAENTTVLDWAIWGQGTSTSLSPTTSMNGGSGISNLTDINPNLLNSLRGVGQFNIGTSFKWSDGTPTESAEGVYAGIQHEADSNPNINTGFRTEISGQAGTEYTADIWFGSHRGTTRITASLNGADSVYYDLVANEAINNKFGWATYTFTPNSSDDVLTVTAELISNTSPDFTGNTYFFGASLATDADAMVPEPASMSLMGGGLILLFAYRKRRRSGRFV